From Candidatus Bathyarchaeia archaeon:
CCCATAAAGAAGACCCAACATTGGCTCAGCGTTATGTAGACATAGCCCGCCGTGTGGCTATGGCGGCGAAGGTTCGTTTGCCAACCGAGTATAGGCGTCTCGTTTGCCGCCATTGCAAAAGCTTTATCTTGCCCGGTGTCACCTGTCGTGTGCGCATAAAACAGCGAAGGGAACCCCACGTGGTTATCACATGCCTTAAATGCGGCGGATACATGCGCATTCCATTAAGGAGGAAAAGATCCAAGTGAGTAGGCTGACCGCTGGGATGAGGCGCCGCTTGAAGAGGGAGTTCAGCAGCGAAAAACCAACCGTTTGGATTGGCAAGGGACAAGTTTCAGAAGACCTCATCAAGGAAATAGAGAAACAACTGGAAAAACGGGGCACAATCAAAGTTAAGATTTTGAAGGCTGCCCTAAAAGAGAAGAAGGCAGCGGAAATAGCGGCGGAAGTCTCCAAACGCACAGAAGCAGAACTAATCGAGGTTAGGGGACACACATTTATCCTTCATAAGCGTCGAAGAAAATCCACTAAAAAGTGAAAGCCTTTATATTTTAGGCTGTTGAATTACTGCAGAAAGCAAGGCGAGGAAAACCAGAATTGCCAACACCCTACGATGTCCCAGCACCCGAATTTATCCAAAAACTAGCCGAATACATAAAAGAGAACATCGACGAGATTAAGCCACCCCCTTGGGCGAGCATAGTTAAAACGGGGGCCCACGTGCAAAGACCGCCGGACAACCCGGATTGGTGGTATATCCGCTGCGCCTCATTACTGCGCAAGATATACATTCATGGGCCAATAGGCATAGAGAAACTCCGCGCCGAATATGGTGGCAGAAAGGACTTCGGAGTAAGACCGGAACACGCGGTTAAAGCTGGTGGTGCAATAATAAGGAAGGCGCTCCAACAACTCGAAGCGGTAGGTTTAATTGAGAAATACCAGAATAAGGGGAGAAGAATAACAAGGGAGGGCCGCAAGCTTCTCGAGGAGATAGCTGAAGAAGTAATGAGGGATTTGTTGAAGAGAATGCCGGAGCTGGAGAAATATCAGAAGAGTGAGTAGCGATGTCTGACGAGGAGCTTGAGGAACTACGCAGAAGAAAACTTCTTGCCCTTCAACAAAAACTTGCCGAAGAACAGCGGAGAGCCCAAATGGAGCAACAACTCGAACTCCAAAAGCAGGCAATACTGAAAAGCATTCTAACCCCTGAAGCCCGACAGAGACTTGCAAACCTTAAGCTTGTAAAGCCCGAATTCACAGCCCAACTCGAACTTCAGCTGATACAGCTAGCTCAAATGGGCAAACTGCCTATTCCATTAACAGACGAGCAACTAAAGCAAATTCTGATTCAACTGCAATCTCAAAAGCGAGAAATAAAAATAAGAAGGGTTTGAGTATGGCGCGGTTTAAGCCCACCGCAAAAAAGAGAAGACTCGCAAAAGCTGGAAAAGTGAAAAGAGCGGTTCCCACATGGGTTATTGCTAGAACTGCCGGAAAATTTAGAACACATCCAAAAAGAAGACACTGGAGAGTCAGAAAGATAAAGGCTTAGGGTGAAAGCCATGACACTGGAAGAAGCCAAAAAAAGTGCAGAAGAAAACGAGGAAAAAGCGGAAGAAGCCGTCCCGAAAGCTGAAGAAGAAACAGAAAAAGTAGAGGAAATTGAAGTCGCCGAGGAAGAGGAGACGGAAGAAGTCAAGCCTCCGGCAAGAGAAGAGGCAGAAGAAGAGGAAATTGTTGAAGAAAGGTTCTACACCATTCCGCTCGGGAAAGCTTGGGTTGCACCCCGAGATAAAAGGGCGCCAAGAGCCATCAGGATAATACGCGACTTTATTAGGAGACACATGAAGCTGGAGGCTGGGGGAGGAGAAGAAGAGGAAACCGAGCCGAAAAGAATAATCATAAGCAATGAGGTAAACGAGAGAATCTGGAGCAGAGGCATTCAAAAGCCTCCAAGAAAAATCCGCGTTAGAGCCGCAAAAGACAAGGATGGAAACGTAACAGTTTACCTGGCTGAAGGAGACTGAGTTGGCAATTTACCTCACAGACTTGTTTGGAAGCGCAAGCATTGGGGTGTATCTACTAGCCACTGAAAAAATGCTCATAGTTCCAAAGTTTGTCCCACTCAAAAAGGCTGAAAAAATGGCAGAATGGCTTAAAGTTAAACTAATACACACAAACATAGGCGGCTCAGTTTTAGTTGGCGTATTGGCATGCGCAAACTCAAATGGCATTCTGCTCCCCCAC
This genomic window contains:
- a CDS encoding 50S ribosomal protein L39e is translated as MARFKPTAKKRRLAKAGKVKRAVPTWVIARTAGKFRTHPKRRHWRVRKIKA
- a CDS encoding YhbY family RNA-binding protein encodes the protein MSRLTAGMRRRLKREFSSEKPTVWIGKGQVSEDLIKEIEKQLEKRGTIKVKILKAALKEKKAAEIAAEVSKRTEAELIEVRGHTFILHKRRRKSTKK
- a CDS encoding DNA-binding protein, which translates into the protein MSDEELEELRRRKLLALQQKLAEEQRRAQMEQQLELQKQAILKSILTPEARQRLANLKLVKPEFTAQLELQLIQLAQMGKLPIPLTDEQLKQILIQLQSQKREIKIRRV
- a CDS encoding ribonuclease P; amino-acid sequence: MDVAAKRIAKQRIQTLFRLAIETHKEDPTLAQRYVDIARRVAMAAKVRLPTEYRRLVCRHCKSFILPGVTCRVRIKQRREPHVVITCLKCGGYMRIPLRRKRSK
- a CDS encoding 50S ribosomal protein L31e, which translates into the protein MTLEEAKKSAEENEEKAEEAVPKAEEETEKVEEIEVAEEEETEEVKPPAREEAEEEEIVEERFYTIPLGKAWVAPRDKRAPRAIRIIRDFIRRHMKLEAGGGEEEETEPKRIIISNEVNERIWSRGIQKPPRKIRVRAAKDKDGNVTVYLAEGD
- a CDS encoding 30S ribosomal protein S19e translates to MPTPYDVPAPEFIQKLAEYIKENIDEIKPPPWASIVKTGAHVQRPPDNPDWWYIRCASLLRKIYIHGPIGIEKLRAEYGGRKDFGVRPEHAVKAGGAIIRKALQQLEAVGLIEKYQNKGRRITREGRKLLEEIAEEVMRDLLKRMPELEKYQKSE